The Glycine soja cultivar W05 chromosome 8, ASM419377v2, whole genome shotgun sequence genome has a window encoding:
- the LOC114421188 gene encoding uncharacterized protein LOC114421188 isoform X1, whose protein sequence is MNSYSYYGYQEKNTLTNCEETNMESVICPKPRRLGLINHSSINTQIRPSRHPIISSFQSEVEDSGVGAELLDIILPKENCYLERSGGQVVASSPPFFCGSPPSRASNPLIQDEQFGNGNFSPFTEASSSSARGCVPKKFGHTPAAVRIEGFDCLNRDRRSCSISAVA, encoded by the exons atgaaTAGCTACAGCTACTATGGGTACCAAGAGAAGAACACCTTGACAAACTGTGAGGAGACGAACATGGAATCAGTGATTTGCCCCAAACCTCGCCGATTGGGTCTCATAAACCACTCTTCCATCAACACGCAAATCAGACCCTCAAGGCACCCAATCATCAG CAGCTTCCAATCTGAGGTGGAAGATTCAGGAGTTGGGGCAGAGCTTCTGGACATCATCCTCCCCAAG GAAAATTGCTATCTGGAAAGATCTGGAGGCCAAGTGGTAGCATCGTCACCACCATTTTTCTGCGGATCTCCTCCTAGCAGGGCCTCTAACCCTCTAATCCAAGATGAGCAATTTGGTAATGGGAATTTTAGTCCATTTACCGAGGCATCCTCTTCTTCAGCTCGTGGTTGTGTTCCAAAGAAATTTGGTCACACACCAGCTGCTGTAAGGATCGAAGGTTTTGACTGTCTTAACAGAGATAGGAGAAGCTGCAGCATCTCTGCTGTAGCATAA
- the LOC114421188 gene encoding uncharacterized protein LOC114421188 isoform X2: MNSYSYYGYQEKNTLTNCEETNMESVICPKPRRLGLINHSSINTQIRPSRHPIISFQSEVEDSGVGAELLDIILPKENCYLERSGGQVVASSPPFFCGSPPSRASNPLIQDEQFGNGNFSPFTEASSSSARGCVPKKFGHTPAAVRIEGFDCLNRDRRSCSISAVA; encoded by the exons atgaaTAGCTACAGCTACTATGGGTACCAAGAGAAGAACACCTTGACAAACTGTGAGGAGACGAACATGGAATCAGTGATTTGCCCCAAACCTCGCCGATTGGGTCTCATAAACCACTCTTCCATCAACACGCAAATCAGACCCTCAAGGCACCCAATCATCAG CTTCCAATCTGAGGTGGAAGATTCAGGAGTTGGGGCAGAGCTTCTGGACATCATCCTCCCCAAG GAAAATTGCTATCTGGAAAGATCTGGAGGCCAAGTGGTAGCATCGTCACCACCATTTTTCTGCGGATCTCCTCCTAGCAGGGCCTCTAACCCTCTAATCCAAGATGAGCAATTTGGTAATGGGAATTTTAGTCCATTTACCGAGGCATCCTCTTCTTCAGCTCGTGGTTGTGTTCCAAAGAAATTTGGTCACACACCAGCTGCTGTAAGGATCGAAGGTTTTGACTGTCTTAACAGAGATAGGAGAAGCTGCAGCATCTCTGCTGTAGCATAA